One Mercurialis annua linkage group LG3, ddMerAnnu1.2, whole genome shotgun sequence DNA window includes the following coding sequences:
- the LOC126672453 gene encoding uncharacterized protein LOC126672453, which yields MEKFRRKEPRNTSFLNIGNPLSAEIREEPFPLNYKTPQLDDYNGTGDPVTHLSCFQVVMMVQSLSEAAVCKLFPTTLKGPAAIWYQSLKEGSIRSFDELAKAFRTHFAPSIQRKKKSSDLKLCYQKPGESLQSYIARFNAEAVEVGNLNDDTVIDAMKDNTTMMAFRDNLITNPEHTYSQLMDRAWNYINLDEEQRRKAAQTTTQFQTPRPISISQLGKNGSDHETNNKLAHNEQSHTDQ from the coding sequence ATGGAAAAATTCAGGAGAAAAGAACCAAGAAACACAAGTTTCTTAAACATCGGGAACCCACTGTCTGCCGAGATACGGGAGGAACCTTTCCCCTTAAACTACAAAACACCGCAGTTAGACGACTACAATGGAACAGGGGATCCGGTCACACACTTGAGCTGTTTCCAAGTAGTCATGATGGTACAAAGTTTGTCTGAAGCCGCGGTCTGCAAGCTTTTTCCAACAACCCTAAAGGGACCGGCAGCAATCTGGTATCAAAGTCTGAAAGAAGGCTCTATTCGTAGTTTTGACGAGCTAGCAAAAGCCTTCCGAACTCATTTTGCACCGAGCATACAGCGAAAGAAAAAGTCCAGCGACCTAAAGCTCTGCTACCAGAAACCAGGCGAAAGTTTACAGAGCTACATCGCCAGATTCAATGCCGAGGCAGTCGAAGTAGGAAATTTGAACGACGATACCGTGATAGACGCAATGAAGGACAACACGACAATGATGGCCTTCAGGGATAACCTGATAACGAATCCGGAGCATACTTACTCCCAGCTTATGGACCGGGCATGGAATTACATAAACTTGGACGAGGAACAACGACGAAAAGCCGCACAAACCACAACACAGTTCCAAACACCAAGGCCTATTTCAATCAGCCAGCTAGGCAAGAACGGTTCAGACCACGAAACCAACAACAAGCTAGCCCACAACGAACAGAGCCACACCGACCAGTGA